Genomic DNA from Leptospira broomii serovar Hurstbridge str. 5399:
TAATCGGAAGTAGACCCATCATTGCCGCTAGGACGGTCATGATTTTGGGGCGAACCCTGTGGACGGCTCCGTGTATGATCGCTTTTATGCGATCTTCTCTGGTTCGAACCATTCCTTTTCGTTCGGCAGAATCGTAGGACAGATCCAAATAGAGCAGCATAAAAACGCCCGTCTCGGCATCCAGGCCCATCAAAGCGATCATTCCTACCCAAACTGCGACCGATACATGATAATCCAAGATGTACAATAATCCCACTGCGCCGATTAATGAAAAGGGAACGGCCAGGAGAACGATTAAAGTTTTGGCATACGACTTCGTATTAAAATACAGCAGTAGAAAAATAATAAATATTGTTAGCGGAAGAATGTATTTCATCCTTTCTCGAACTCTTAACATATTTTCGTACTGACCGCTCCAAAGGATGGAATAGCCGGCGGGGAGCTGGATCGATTCGGAAACCTTTCTTTTTGCATGATCTACAAAGCCTCCAATGTCGGACGTGGAAGGATCTACATAGACATAGCCGGCTAAAAATCCGTTTTCGTCCCGAATCATCGACGGTCCGGTTTTGGTTTTGATATCCGCAATTTCTCCAATCGGGATATGGCCGAATTCCTGAGTCGGGACCAGAATCGATCGTATTTTTTCCACCGAATCCCTGAGTTCCCTGGGATAGCGAACGTTCACGGAAAAACGTTCCCTCCCTTCTATCGTTTGAGTTACCTGTTCCCCACCGATAGCTGCTACTATAATTTGTTGGGCTGCCTCGACGGAAATGTTATATCTAGCTAACTTTTCTCGCTTTAGTTCTAAATCCAAAAAGTAGCCCCCTGCCGTCCTTTCAGCAAAAACGCTTCTCACGTCCTTATCCGTCTTCAGCAAAGTTTCGATCTGAATTCCTATTTTTTCAATTTCATCTAAGGAAGAGCCGAGGACCTTGATTCCGATCGGCGTTCTCATCCCGGTGCTTAACATGTCGATCCGAGTTTTTATGGGCATTGTCCATGCGTTCGTCGCTCCAGGAAATTGCATTTCTCGGTTCATCAACTCGATAAGCTCGTCCTTACTTAATCGTTCGTTTACAAAAGGTAAAAACGGGTATTGTAGAATTCGCGGCCAATTGGAATAAAAGCGATTCGCAGTTCTCCATTCATCCTGCGGCTTTAGTAAAATCACCGTCTCCATCATTGAAAAGGGAGCGGAATCCGTCGCGGTATCGGACCTTCCTGCCTTTCCGAATACTCGTTTTACTTCTGGAAAGGATTTGATCTTCTTATCCATCGCCACCATCAGTTTTTCAGCTTCAGCTACGGAGATACCAGGAAGTGTTGTGGGCATGTATAAAAGGGATTCTTCATAAAGTTGAGGCATGAACTCCGACCCCAAACTCAAATAGACAGGAATCGTCAAAAAAACCAAAGCCAGCGCCGAAGCGATAATGGTTTTGGGTCTTTCTAAGACCCAATGACAAGCCGGTTCGTAAAGTCGGAAAAGAACCTTGCTGACCGGATGTTTTTCTTCCGGATAATATTTTCCTACAAATAATGTAGTCGCGACCTTTGAAAGTAACGCGTTCTTGAACCTAAACGGTTCCATCCGTGTAAATAGCATTCTAAAAGCAGGATCTAGCGTTATCGCAAGTAAGGCCGCCACGGCCATCGCGATATTCTTAGAATAAGCTAATGGACGAAAGAGCCTACCTTCCTGGTCCACAAGAGTAAAGATCGGGAAGAATGCCACCGCAATGACTAATAAGGAAAAGAATACTGACGGACCGACCTCTAGCAAAGCTTCTAGGCGAACCATATGATAATCACCTTTTCTTCCTCCGGATTCCCATTCCTCCAACTTCTTGTATGCGTTTTCTACCTCGACTATCGCGCCATCCACTAATACGCCGATAGAAATTGCCATCCCTGCTAAGGACATTATGTTTGCGTTCACATCCAAAAGATTCATAGGAATGAATGCGACGATGACGGAGATCGGTATGGTAAGTATTGGGATGATTGCCGACGGGAAGTGCCAAAGAAAAACGAGAATCACCAAGGAAACTATGAGCATCTCCTCCATTAGTTTAAATTTCAGGTTAGAAATCGCGTGATCGATCAATTCCGATCGATCGTACGTAGTTACGATCTCGGTCCCTGTGGGAAGGCTGGTCTTGATATCGTTGATCTTGGCCTTAACCCTCTCGATGACTGAAAGTGCATTCTCACCGTGTCTCATAACGATAGTTCCGCCGACCACATCTCCTTCCCCGTTTAGGTCGGCGATTCCCCTTCGAATATCGGGTCCGAATTGTACGGCAGCTATATTCTTTAAAAGCACCGGCGTTCCGTTAATGTCCGTCGATAAAGGAATATTCTCTATATCGGTTATCGATTTTAGATACCCTCTTCCCCGAACCATATATTCGGCGCCGGAAATTTCGAGGAGCCTTCCCCCCGTCTCTTGATTGCTTTCCCGTATTTTCTGAACCAACGTCTCGAATCCTATATTATAGGAACGAAGAGCGTTCGGGTTGATGGTGATTTGATATTGTTTTTTGAATCCGCCGATTCCTGCGACCTCCGAAACCCCCGGCACCGAATTTAACAAGTATCGAAGATGGAAATCTTGGTAGGTCCTTAAATCGGCGAGGGAATTATTCCCGGTCGTATCGACTAAGGCATACTGGAATACCCATCCGACTGCGCTTGCATCCGGTCCCAATTCGGTTTTCACGCCTGCGGGAAGCTGAGATTGAATTCGGGATAGATATTCCAGAACTCTTGAACGAGCCCAATAGATATCGGTACCGTCCTGAAAAATCACGTAGACGTAGGAAAATCCGAAATCGGAAAATCCTCTCACCACTTTAATCTTCGGCGCCCCCAGTAAGGAGGTTATGATCGGATACGTTACTTGGTCCTCTATGATATCAGGACTTCTGTCCCACCTTGAATATACGATAACCTGAGTGTCCGAAAGATCCGGAATTGCATCCAACGGAATCGTTTTCATCGAAACGTAGGATGCTACAAGGATGCCCAACGTAAAAAGAAGTATAAGAAATTTATTATGAGCCGAAAAGCGAATGATATTCTGAATCATGAAAATTACAACCTTAATGACTGTGAGCGTTATTCCCGAAACGGATTTTCGCTTCGGAATCGATTAAAAAGGTCGATTCGGCTACAACGCGTTCACCTTCCTTTACTCCGGAAATGACCTCGGTCCAGGAATCGACGGTCCGACCCGTTCGAATTTCGACCGGTCGAAACCGATCCGGACCGGTCTGAACGTAAGCCATCTTACGCATTCCGGTATCAAGAATAGCCGAAGTCGGTAAGGTTAAGATGGAAGGTAGCGAGACTTCGATTCTTGCTTCGCCGAACATCTGAGGCTTTAACAGGTGTTGAGGATCCGACACTTCGCTTCGCAGTCGTAATGTTCTGCTATTTTTATCCAGAATCGTATCGATACTTTTGATTTTACCTTTGAATTCCTTATTAGGATAAACGTCCGTCTTGAAGATAAACGGTAATCCCACTTTGGCGGTCGATAGGTCCGATTCGTAGATTTGAGAATAAATATGTGCCCGCCCTGCCTTACCGCCTAGGATTAATTCGGAAGGATCTCTCTGTTGAGAAGACCAGACCCGAATTTGATCCGTGGACAAACCCAATTGTCTAAGACGCATCTGTAAATTTGTTAAGCTGATCGAGGATCCCGCCTCGGATATAACCTCGGAAGTTCGTAGAGCTTCCTTATACTCGGTAAGAGCCGCATAAAGATCCGGATCATAAGCGACATTCGAATAAACGCTTAACTTCTTCGTCAAATTTCTACGAAGTACCAAATCGGTCTTAATTCCGATGGATTGTTGTTTTTCGGCGGAGAGAAATATTTCGGAGGTAGTTTCTTCCTGATTCGACTTATCACCCTTCCCGTGAAATGAGTTATGATCCGCGACATTGTTCGATGATTCCGCAGTTCGGGAATTTTTCGAATGATTTTGGCGGGACGGATCGGCTTCTTTTTTCACTAAATCCATCCCGCAGATCGGACATGTCCCGGGACGGTCCGAAGTGTAAGTCGGATGCATCGGACAATAGTACGTTTCCTTTTTCTTTCCACAGGCAACCAACATTAGGAATAAGAAAATGAGGCTTGTAAAAACGACGAATCTCTTAGAATATTTGCTATATCGCAAATCTTGCATATTGATCGAATCCTTTCCTTTCATTCGCGGCCTCTCCCCAACGTAACTTCGGGCTGATGCTTTTCATGCCGAGGAACTTTCTGATCTTGATAAATTAGGCTGAGAAGTTTGAGCATATTTAAGATGGTTTCATTTTTACGCTCGCGCAAATCCTCCAATCTTATCTTTGCATTCAATACTTCCGTTTGGGCAAGAAGAGTGTCTTGGATATTGGCCTTGCCGGGAGCGTAAAGAGAGGCGCTTGCTCTCGCTGCTTTTTCCATTTCCGGAATCAGTTTTTTTTCAACGATTTGAATTTGATTGGAAGTTCCTCGGATGACCTCTATGCCTCGATTGATTTCGGAAACCATTTGGGCCCGAGTCTTGTCTACCGAATCCTTTCCGACTTCCGCCAGATGTTCCGTTTCTCCGGTTATGGAATTCCACTTCAAAGCAGACCATACGGGAACCCGCATATTTACTCCGAAGCTGAATAAATCGCCTCTATATTCGGTGGTATCCATCAAACTGTAGTTTAACGGGCCGGTGTCCGCCGAGAAAGTTTGAGATTTTCTCTTCATATATGAAAAGAATACCTCCGTTTGAGGCGCTATGGAATATTTTGTCAATTTAGTCTGCTCTTTTAGTCTTTTTTCTTCCGCCAACAAAATCTTATAATCGGGAGTATCTTCGACTGCAGGAACTCCGGAATTTGCCAAACTATTTAATCTCTGAAGGCTTTCTTCTAAAAACGAATCCAGATTGATCTGAAATAAATCCGAGAGAGAAACCCGATCTAACACCTTATAGTATTCGAGCTGAGACGTTAAATCCTTTAAATTTGTATTATACTCCGCTTCCTTCTCCATTGCATCCGTCTTTGCGATCGAAGCTTTCAAGGCTCCTGTCAAAGGCACGGTTCCCGCGGAATAATACCCTTCGGTAATGGATTTCTGAGCGTTGAGTAGATCCAAAATTCTACCGTTGATTTGCTTTTTCTTTTCAATTCTTTGAAAACGATTTAAACGAATAAAGAAATCACCCAGCATTCGGTTGACTCCGACTAGATAACCGAGAGTTGCTTCGTTCTCCATGATTTTGGAGATCCTCTTTTCGGTTCCCAATTTTCCGGGAAAAGGAAATTCCTGAGAAACGGAGAATTCCATCCCGGTCATGGTGGGCGTATCTAAAGCCCGATTCCCGTTGAGAGAATATCCGTTACGAGTCGGATAATTTCGATATGCAAACCCGATCTTCGGATCGGGGAGAATGCCGGAGGCGTCCGAATGCGATTTATGTGCATGCGAAACTCCTGCCAGAGATTTTGCTTCGGGATGTTCCTTTGCAAGAATCTCAAGGATTTCTTCTAGTCGTTTCGCTTCTGAGAAGATCGGAAGTGAAACTAGGAAAATAATAATAATAGAAAATGTGCGTTGTGCGCTCATAAATCCTCCTAAAGTTCGTCGGGGAATTAAGAGCTAGGTATTAAATTAAAAAAACTTGAAGAATGCTAGGAGAGTGGGTCGAGGAAAAAAATCCGATTCCAAGCGAGTGAATTTGCCCTTGATCGGAGATCATTTGAGAGGCGAGTCGGATTTGGGGCATTGAAAATAAGTAAACGAAGTGAAACTTTATTTTTTCCGGCGATATCCTATGATTTGGGGTTTCGAAGGATACGGTCATTCCTTTTTGGCAACAATCGGTTCCGGAGGAATCTGAGGAGGAAGATTTTTCTTCAGTCGATGTAGATTTATGACAAGGTGGGAGCCTGTCCTCTAACGATGAACTTTCGATACTTGCCGGTACAGTCCCAACCGGACAGACTCCAAATAAGATAGTTAAGGAGGCACAAGTTACCTGCACTGCAAAGCCGAGTGCGAGGGTAAAACCGACTGTCTTTTTAGGAGAAAACTCCATCTCAACTAATCTGACTGTTTCTAAAACGGATCTGTCAAGAAAAAAAGGTCTGTCCAAATTCCGGACGCGATACCGGCCGATCTAGTTTGAAATTTACTTTCTATAGAAAGGATTACTTAAGATTAAGCCTGTCGGTAAAAAGGCTTGGATTCGAACGTACAAG
This window encodes:
- a CDS encoding efflux RND transporter permease subunit, which gives rise to MIQNIIRFSAHNKFLILLFTLGILVASYVSMKTIPLDAIPDLSDTQVIVYSRWDRSPDIIEDQVTYPIITSLLGAPKIKVVRGFSDFGFSYVYVIFQDGTDIYWARSRVLEYLSRIQSQLPAGVKTELGPDASAVGWVFQYALVDTTGNNSLADLRTYQDFHLRYLLNSVPGVSEVAGIGGFKKQYQITINPNALRSYNIGFETLVQKIRESNQETGGRLLEISGAEYMVRGRGYLKSITDIENIPLSTDINGTPVLLKNIAAVQFGPDIRRGIADLNGEGDVVGGTIVMRHGENALSVIERVKAKINDIKTSLPTGTEIVTTYDRSELIDHAISNLKFKLMEEMLIVSLVILVFLWHFPSAIIPILTIPISVIVAFIPMNLLDVNANIMSLAGMAISIGVLVDGAIVEVENAYKKLEEWESGGRKGDYHMVRLEALLEVGPSVFFSLLVIAVAFFPIFTLVDQEGRLFRPLAYSKNIAMAVAALLAITLDPAFRMLFTRMEPFRFKNALLSKVATTLFVGKYYPEEKHPVSKVLFRLYEPACHWVLERPKTIIASALALVFLTIPVYLSLGSEFMPQLYEESLLYMPTTLPGISVAEAEKLMVAMDKKIKSFPEVKRVFGKAGRSDTATDSAPFSMMETVILLKPQDEWRTANRFYSNWPRILQYPFLPFVNERLSKDELIELMNREMQFPGATNAWTMPIKTRIDMLSTGMRTPIGIKVLGSSLDEIEKIGIQIETLLKTDKDVRSVFAERTAGGYFLDLELKREKLARYNISVEAAQQIIVAAIGGEQVTQTIEGRERFSVNVRYPRELRDSVEKIRSILVPTQEFGHIPIGEIADIKTKTGPSMIRDENGFLAGYVYVDPSTSDIGGFVDHAKRKVSESIQLPAGYSILWSGQYENMLRVRERMKYILPLTIFIIFLLLYFNTKSYAKTLIVLLAVPFSLIGAVGLLYILDYHVSVAVWVGMIALMGLDAETGVFMLLYLDLSYDSAERKGMVRTREDRIKAIIHGAVHRVRPKIMTVLAAMMGLLPIMWSNGTGSDVMKRIAAPMVGGLATSFLLELLVYPPIYLLWKEGKLTFGQSLPAVSKYFGQNESKKKDVLISQTESENETQIEGDLYEDEIRKSAQIKGKKLKKKTLS
- a CDS encoding efflux RND transporter periplasmic adaptor subunit → MKGKDSINMQDLRYSKYSKRFVVFTSLIFLFLMLVACGKKKETYYCPMHPTYTSDRPGTCPICGMDLVKKEADPSRQNHSKNSRTAESSNNVADHNSFHGKGDKSNQEETTSEIFLSAEKQQSIGIKTDLVLRRNLTKKLSVYSNVAYDPDLYAALTEYKEALRTSEVISEAGSSISLTNLQMRLRQLGLSTDQIRVWSSQQRDPSELILGGKAGRAHIYSQIYESDLSTAKVGLPFIFKTDVYPNKEFKGKIKSIDTILDKNSRTLRLRSEVSDPQHLLKPQMFGEARIEVSLPSILTLPTSAILDTGMRKMAYVQTGPDRFRPVEIRTGRTVDSWTEVISGVKEGERVVAESTFLIDSEAKIRFGNNAHSH
- a CDS encoding TolC family protein; amino-acid sequence: MSAQRTFSIIIIFLVSLPIFSEAKRLEEILEILAKEHPEAKSLAGVSHAHKSHSDASGILPDPKIGFAYRNYPTRNGYSLNGNRALDTPTMTGMEFSVSQEFPFPGKLGTEKRISKIMENEATLGYLVGVNRMLGDFFIRLNRFQRIEKKKQINGRILDLLNAQKSITEGYYSAGTVPLTGALKASIAKTDAMEKEAEYNTNLKDLTSQLEYYKVLDRVSLSDLFQINLDSFLEESLQRLNSLANSGVPAVEDTPDYKILLAEEKRLKEQTKLTKYSIAPQTEVFFSYMKRKSQTFSADTGPLNYSLMDTTEYRGDLFSFGVNMRVPVWSALKWNSITGETEHLAEVGKDSVDKTRAQMVSEINRGIEVIRGTSNQIQIVEKKLIPEMEKAARASASLYAPGKANIQDTLLAQTEVLNAKIRLEDLRERKNETILNMLKLLSLIYQDQKVPRHEKHQPEVTLGRGRE